A single region of the Salipaludibacillus sp. LMS25 genome encodes:
- a CDS encoding DUF342 domain-containing protein, which yields MEDLHEVLAIDISRDKMSAKLNQLQPLPEELTAEDLKKFVKENGVTYGLFEETIEKIVAGTVALPTTIAKGLDPIDGENAYIWSILDDLQDEEETAHHEEEDVNLKKVIEIPSVENGELVGKKIEVTEEKNGVNVYGEEVKAKPGRDLKLRPGKNTRVDGLEIFSTIDGQVSVEPKVIHVFPIYEVNGDVDMKVGNIDFIGNVNIRGNVPSGFEIKAQGDIRVHGSVEVAVLEAGGSIFIQQGVVAQGGGIISAEGDVETSFLNQANIAAGGDVKVTKSILHSTVKAHGFVYCNQNRGNIVGGSISSGKGIEVNEVGNHMNTPTTLFLGVSKEAVTLEGKYKTQMLNAQESTQKLGVLLKKIVDKERTSPLTAKEKVMKLKIKNSLMDANKELNSAKDKLDEIKELFENQDQAEIRIIKAIHPNTDLHFGKYRRKIVTTHEHVLFKLDRSEISFEPL from the coding sequence ATGGAAGACTTACACGAAGTATTAGCTATAGATATAAGTAGAGATAAAATGTCGGCAAAATTAAATCAGTTACAGCCATTACCTGAAGAACTTACTGCGGAAGACTTAAAAAAATTTGTTAAAGAAAATGGTGTTACATATGGGCTATTTGAAGAAACCATTGAGAAAATTGTAGCTGGAACTGTGGCCTTACCCACCACCATTGCTAAAGGACTTGATCCTATTGATGGTGAAAATGCATACATTTGGTCTATTTTGGACGATTTGCAAGATGAGGAAGAAACAGCACACCATGAGGAAGAAGATGTCAATTTAAAGAAAGTCATTGAAATACCTTCTGTTGAAAATGGTGAATTGGTCGGAAAGAAAATAGAGGTGACTGAAGAGAAAAATGGTGTTAATGTGTATGGTGAAGAAGTCAAAGCGAAGCCGGGGCGGGATCTAAAGCTTCGACCGGGGAAAAACACTCGAGTTGATGGACTTGAAATATTTTCAACGATTGATGGACAAGTATCTGTTGAACCGAAAGTGATTCATGTTTTCCCGATTTACGAGGTTAATGGGGATGTAGACATGAAAGTTGGAAATATTGACTTCATTGGTAATGTTAACATTAGAGGAAATGTCCCTTCTGGTTTTGAAATTAAGGCTCAAGGAGATATAAGGGTACATGGTTCAGTAGAAGTGGCAGTTTTAGAAGCAGGAGGCTCTATATTCATTCAACAAGGGGTCGTTGCCCAAGGGGGAGGGATAATATCTGCAGAAGGTGATGTGGAAACGTCATTTTTAAATCAGGCTAACATCGCTGCTGGTGGAGATGTGAAAGTCACTAAATCTATTTTACACAGCACTGTTAAAGCACATGGCTTTGTTTACTGCAATCAAAATAGAGGTAATATTGTGGGTGGGTCTATCTCCTCTGGAAAAGGCATTGAAGTAAACGAGGTAGGCAATCATATGAATACTCCAACCACCCTTTTCCTAGGTGTAAGTAAGGAAGCAGTTACCCTTGAAGGTAAATATAAAACACAAATGCTTAATGCACAAGAAAGTACACAAAAGTTAGGTGTGCTACTGAAAAAAATCGTGGACAAAGAAAGAACATCGCCCTTAACTGCCAAAGAAAAGGTGATGAAATTAAAAATAAAAAATTCCTTAATGGATGCTAACAAAGAGTTAAATAGTGCAAAAGATAAGTTGGATGAAATAAAAGAATTATTCGAAAATCAAGACCAAGCTGAAATCCGAATTATTAAAGCGATTCACCCAAATACAGATTTACATTTTGGTAAATATAGAAGAAAAATTGTCACAACACATGAGCATGTTCTCTTTAAACTCGATCGCAGTGAAATTTCGTTTGAACCATTATAA
- a CDS encoding isoprenyl transferase, with amino-acid sequence MLNKLRGHLKSVQNDPESMDQLTEENFPKHIAIIMDGNGRWAKKRGLPRVAGHREGMSVVRKIVRHANKLGVGILTLYAFSTENWKRPKTEVDFLMRLPERFLKAELPTLIKENVIVRITGDRVNLPDYTKRAVDEAVAATANNTGLVLNFALNYGSRSEIIEGMKSLFQEVQDGKLAIEDLSEASFSEHLMTAGLDDPDLLIRTSGELRLSNFMLWQLAYSEFWFTDVLWPDFSQEHLEEAIKVYQKRQRRYGGV; translated from the coding sequence ATGCTTAATAAGTTAAGAGGACACCTTAAAAGCGTCCAAAATGATCCAGAATCAATGGATCAGTTGACAGAAGAAAATTTTCCAAAACATATAGCGATTATTATGGATGGAAATGGCCGATGGGCTAAAAAACGTGGGTTACCGAGAGTGGCAGGTCATCGTGAGGGAATGAGTGTCGTCAGAAAAATAGTCAGACACGCCAATAAATTAGGAGTAGGCATTTTAACGCTTTACGCCTTCTCTACAGAAAATTGGAAACGACCGAAAACTGAGGTTGATTTTTTGATGAGATTGCCTGAAAGATTTTTAAAAGCGGAATTACCTACACTCATAAAGGAAAACGTCATCGTTAGAATCACAGGCGATCGAGTCAATTTGCCTGATTACACGAAAAGGGCTGTGGATGAAGCTGTTGCTGCCACAGCGAACAATACAGGACTTGTGTTAAATTTCGCGCTTAACTATGGGAGTCGGTCAGAAATTATAGAGGGTATGAAATCTCTTTTTCAGGAAGTGCAGGATGGCAAATTAGCAATAGAAGACCTTTCTGAAGCCTCCTTTTCAGAACATTTAATGACGGCAGGGCTTGATGACCCTGATTTATTAATTCGAACGAGTGGCGAATTGCGACTGAGCAATTTTATGCTTTGGCAGCTTGCATATTCAGAGTTTTGGTTTACTGATGTGTTGTGGCCTGATTTTTCGCAAGAACATCTAGAAGAAGCAATTAAAGTTTATCAAAAAAGACAACGGCGATATGGCGGGGTATAG
- a CDS encoding chemotaxis protein CheD, which produces MGEVVKVGMADLNIAKPPQTIRTSGLGSCVGIILYDEKINISGMAHIMLPDSSYARAGLLNRAKYADTAINDLMDILSKEGVAKYRIKAKIAGGAQMFKFSSNNEAMRIGPRNVEAVKLILEKLKIPIVYEDVGGSSGRTIEFDPMTSLLEIRTVNKGVVQV; this is translated from the coding sequence ATGGGTGAGGTAGTAAAAGTGGGGATGGCTGATTTGAATATTGCCAAACCCCCTCAAACCATTCGGACGTCTGGCTTAGGTTCGTGTGTAGGTATCATTCTCTATGATGAAAAAATAAATATTTCTGGCATGGCACATATTATGTTGCCAGACTCCTCATATGCACGTGCGGGGTTACTGAATCGTGCCAAATATGCTGATACCGCCATAAATGACTTGATGGATATCCTATCAAAAGAAGGGGTTGCGAAATATCGGATAAAAGCGAAAATCGCAGGGGGCGCCCAAATGTTTAAATTTTCATCTAATAATGAAGCGATGAGAATTGGTCCGCGTAATGTGGAGGCCGTTAAACTTATTCTTGAAAAATTAAAAATTCCTATCGTTTATGAAGATGTAGGAGGAAGCAGTGGGCGGACGATCGAATTTGATCCGATGACCAGCCTCCTAGAGATTAGAACCGTTAATAAAGGTGTGGTTCAAGTATGA
- a CDS encoding chemotaxis protein CheC, translating into MIDLSKIGPQYLDILREVGNIGAGNAATALSQMLNKTIDMNVPAVRVVPFKEIGDTVGGEETVVAAVFLLIEGDAPGNMFFMLPVNEASRFIQQLTGDPSIDFSDEPLNEMASSALNEVGNILAGSYLSALSDFTKLNLQPTPPAIAVDMTTAILSFGLVELSRAGDYAIVIDTEINEKNNDDTVRSKGHFFLLPDPESLNKILQALGVPLDG; encoded by the coding sequence ATGATAGATTTGAGCAAAATTGGCCCGCAGTATTTGGATATTTTAAGGGAAGTTGGCAATATTGGGGCAGGTAATGCCGCTACGGCCCTTTCACAAATGCTTAATAAGACAATCGATATGAATGTTCCTGCAGTTAGAGTCGTACCTTTTAAAGAAATTGGTGATACCGTCGGTGGAGAAGAGACAGTGGTGGCGGCTGTTTTTCTCCTCATTGAGGGAGATGCACCAGGAAATATGTTCTTTATGTTGCCTGTTAATGAAGCCAGTCGTTTTATCCAGCAGTTAACAGGAGATCCTTCTATTGACTTTTCAGACGAACCTTTGAATGAGATGGCATCCTCTGCATTAAACGAAGTAGGAAATATTCTTGCTGGCTCATATTTATCAGCGTTATCTGATTTTACGAAATTAAATTTACAACCTACACCACCGGCCATTGCGGTAGATATGACGACAGCCATTTTATCTTTCGGACTTGTGGAACTTTCACGTGCTGGCGATTACGCCATTGTTATAGATACCGAGATCAACGAAAAAAACAACGATGATACTGTTAGATCAAAGGGGCATTTCTTCCTTTTACCTGATCCGGAATCGTTAAACAAAATCCTTCAAGCTTTAGGAGTTCCGTTAGATGGGTGA
- the pyrH gene encoding UMP kinase, with product MEETTYNRIVLKLSGEALAGEQGYGIDPTMIQSIAEQIKDIIALDVEVAIIVGGGNIWRGMAGSAKGMDRATADYMGMLATVMNSLALQDSLENIGVQTRVQTSIEMRQVAEPYIRRRAIRHLEKKRVVIFAAGTGNPYFSTDTTAALRAAEIEADVILMAKNKVDGVYSADPSKDVNAQKYEQLTYLDLLKDGLAVMDSTASSLCMDNNIPLIVFSISENGNIKRAVTGDHIGTLIRGK from the coding sequence ATGGAGGAGACAACATACAATCGTATTGTGTTAAAATTAAGTGGAGAAGCTCTGGCTGGTGAGCAAGGTTACGGGATAGATCCTACAATGATTCAATCTATTGCTGAGCAAATTAAAGATATTATTGCTCTCGATGTAGAAGTAGCCATCATTGTTGGTGGCGGAAACATTTGGCGGGGAATGGCTGGAAGTGCTAAAGGGATGGATAGAGCCACCGCTGATTATATGGGTATGCTTGCGACAGTCATGAACTCTCTAGCACTTCAGGACAGCTTAGAAAATATTGGTGTCCAAACGAGGGTGCAAACCTCCATTGAAATGAGACAGGTAGCAGAACCATACATAAGACGTCGCGCTATTAGACATTTAGAAAAGAAACGAGTGGTTATCTTTGCTGCTGGTACAGGAAATCCCTATTTTTCTACGGATACAACAGCGGCATTAAGAGCAGCCGAAATTGAAGCGGATGTTATCCTTATGGCTAAAAATAAAGTGGATGGTGTTTATAGTGCAGATCCATCAAAAGACGTTAATGCTCAAAAGTATGAACAATTAACATACTTAGATCTTTTAAAAGATGGTTTAGCTGTTATGGATTCTACTGCATCCTCATTATGCATGGACAATAATATACCACTTATTGTTTTCTCAATCTCTGAAAACGGGAATATTAAGCGTGCAGTAACGGGAGACCATATTGGAACACTTATAAGGGGGAAGTAA
- a CDS encoding phosphatidate cytidylyltransferase: protein MKERIITGVIGGAAIISLIIIGNLPFTLVMVALASIAMWELLRMKKIQPFSIRGIIGMLFMWMLLIPESVVTVFDWVHLERLELFLLLIIVLLALTVITKNKFTFDEAGFVVLASVYVGFGFHYFMHARFLENGLAMIFFILIIVWSTDSGAYFAGRRFGKHKLWPEISPKKTIEGSVGGTLLALLIGSIYTVFFPVFSTWMTTILFMVVVSLAGQLGDLVESAFKRHYAVKDSGHVLPGHGGILDRFDSLIFVMPIIYLLGFL from the coding sequence ATGAAAGAACGAATTATAACTGGTGTTATAGGAGGAGCAGCGATTATTTCCCTTATTATTATTGGCAACCTTCCGTTTACACTCGTCATGGTAGCATTGGCTTCAATCGCTATGTGGGAATTATTAAGAATGAAAAAAATACAGCCATTTAGCATTCGAGGAATAATAGGAATGCTATTTATGTGGATGTTATTGATACCAGAAAGTGTTGTCACGGTGTTTGACTGGGTTCATCTTGAGCGATTAGAGCTTTTTCTACTGCTCATTATCGTCTTACTGGCGTTAACGGTTATCACTAAAAATAAATTTACGTTTGACGAAGCAGGTTTTGTCGTGTTAGCTTCTGTCTATGTAGGCTTTGGCTTTCATTACTTTATGCATGCTCGATTTTTAGAAAATGGACTAGCTATGATCTTCTTTATTTTAATCATTGTCTGGTCAACGGATTCGGGAGCCTATTTTGCAGGACGCCGCTTTGGGAAGCATAAATTATGGCCAGAAATTAGTCCAAAAAAGACAATTGAAGGGTCGGTAGGCGGTACACTATTAGCCCTTTTAATTGGTAGTATCTATACTGTCTTTTTCCCGGTATTTTCTACATGGATGACAACCATATTGTTTATGGTTGTTGTTTCTCTAGCCGGTCAGTTAGGAGATTTAGTTGAATCAGCTTTTAAACGGCATTACGCTGTTAAAGATTCTGGACATGTATTACCAGGTCATGGTGGCATCCTTGACCGATTTGACAGCTTAATATTTGTCATGCCAATTATTTATTTGCTCGGCTTCCTTTAG
- a CDS encoding 1-deoxy-D-xylulose-5-phosphate reductoisomerase, whose product MRKINLIGSTGSIGVQTLDVIRSHPEEFSIEALSFGSNLQVGLDQLEEFKPKVISVQSEAVAQEVKKRISYKADILYGLEGLTEAAVYSEADILVNAVMGRVGLEPTIKAIQSGKDVAIANKETLVMAGSIVTGLSKKYGTRLIPVDSEHSAIAQCLHGNKEKEVSKLILTASGGSFRDLAREELKHVTVKEALNHPNWNMGAKITIDSATMMNKGLEVIEAKWLFDMPYDDIDVLLHKESIIHSMVEYIDGSILAHLGTPDMRVPIQYALSEPNRLDLKGGDRLKLWEVGTLHFEKMDYDRFRCLKMAFEAGRAGGIAPAVLNAANEVAVSLFLEGRISFLDIEVFVEKALHRHTPISNPSLEDIVSADKEVRSDVLSYLS is encoded by the coding sequence ATGAGAAAAATCAATCTTATTGGATCTACAGGATCTATAGGTGTTCAAACACTTGATGTCATCCGTTCTCACCCAGAGGAATTCAGTATAGAGGCACTGAGTTTTGGATCAAACTTGCAAGTAGGTTTAGATCAGCTCGAGGAATTTAAGCCAAAAGTAATTAGTGTTCAATCTGAAGCGGTAGCTCAGGAAGTTAAGAAACGCATTAGTTATAAAGCAGATATTTTGTACGGGCTGGAGGGATTAACAGAAGCAGCTGTTTATAGTGAAGCAGATATTCTTGTTAATGCGGTTATGGGACGAGTGGGCCTCGAACCGACGATAAAAGCCATTCAATCAGGAAAAGATGTGGCTATTGCCAATAAAGAAACACTCGTTATGGCAGGGAGTATTGTCACTGGGCTAAGTAAAAAATATGGTACCCGCCTTATTCCAGTAGATAGTGAGCATTCAGCTATTGCCCAATGCTTACATGGTAATAAAGAAAAAGAGGTATCTAAACTCATTTTAACTGCATCTGGTGGAAGTTTTAGAGACCTTGCCAGAGAAGAGTTAAAGCATGTCACTGTGAAAGAAGCCTTAAACCATCCAAACTGGAATATGGGAGCTAAAATTACGATAGATTCAGCGACTATGATGAATAAAGGTTTGGAGGTTATTGAAGCCAAGTGGCTCTTTGATATGCCATATGATGATATTGATGTATTACTTCATAAAGAAAGTATTATTCATTCAATGGTTGAATATATTGACGGTAGTATACTTGCCCATTTAGGTACTCCTGATATGAGAGTGCCGATTCAATATGCCCTTTCAGAGCCTAACAGGCTTGATTTAAAGGGGGGAGACAGGTTAAAATTATGGGAAGTTGGCACGTTACATTTTGAAAAGATGGACTACGATCGTTTTAGATGCTTGAAAATGGCCTTCGAAGCTGGCAGGGCAGGAGGGATTGCTCCTGCAGTGTTGAATGCTGCAAACGAGGTTGCTGTCTCGCTGTTTCTTGAAGGTAGAATATCATTTCTTGATATTGAAGTATTCGTGGAAAAAGCGCTCCATAGACACACCCCAATCAGTAACCCGTCACTAGAAGACATCGTTTCAGCAGATAAAGAAGTACGATCAGATGTTTTATCCTATTTAAGCTAA
- the rpsB gene encoding 30S ribosomal protein S2 has product MAVISMKQLLEAGVHFGHQTRRWNPKMDRYIFTERNGIYIIDLQKTVKKVDEAFNFVRDLAAQGGTMLFVGTKKQAQDSVKEEAERCGMYFINQRWLGGTLTNFDTIRKRIARLVQLETMQEDGTFDVLPKKEVVLLKKEMDRLEKFLGGIKEMDRLPDALFIIDPRKERIAVAEAHKLNIPIVGIVDTNCDPDEIDYVIPGNDDAIRAVRLLTAKMADAIIEANQGEETTA; this is encoded by the coding sequence GTGGCAGTGATTTCCATGAAACAATTATTAGAAGCTGGGGTTCATTTCGGACATCAAACGCGTCGTTGGAACCCAAAAATGGATCGCTACATCTTCACAGAAAGAAACGGTATTTATATTATTGACCTACAAAAGACGGTCAAGAAAGTTGACGAAGCATTTAACTTCGTGCGTGACTTAGCTGCACAAGGTGGTACAATGCTTTTCGTAGGGACGAAAAAGCAAGCTCAAGATTCTGTTAAAGAAGAAGCTGAGCGTTGTGGTATGTACTTTATTAACCAACGTTGGTTAGGTGGTACACTTACAAACTTTGACACAATTCGTAAGCGTATTGCACGACTTGTTCAACTTGAAACGATGCAAGAAGACGGCACATTTGATGTCCTTCCTAAAAAGGAAGTTGTTCTTCTTAAAAAGGAAATGGATCGTCTTGAAAAATTCCTTGGAGGAATTAAAGAGATGGATCGTTTACCTGATGCGTTATTTATCATCGATCCTCGCAAAGAGCGTATCGCTGTAGCTGAAGCGCATAAATTAAATATTCCAATCGTCGGTATTGTGGACACTAACTGTGACCCTGACGAAATTGATTATGTTATCCCAGGTAACGATGATGCAATTCGTGCGGTTCGCCTCTTAACAGCGAAAATGGCAGATGCTATCATTGAAGCAAACCAGGGTGAAGAAACAACTGCTTAA
- a CDS encoding chemotaxis protein CheW has translation MSEAVMDDMKVIVFQLKDEEYGVEVEQVRSIERVQYITRVPSTPDFVEGVINLRGVVTPIIDLRKRFNIEGINHSETTRVIIVTVGNMEVGLVVDAANDVIDIPKSAVEPPPEVVGGLEAEYIRGVAKLEKRLLILLNLDKVLNAEEMNELQDIEGQVK, from the coding sequence ATGAGCGAAGCAGTCATGGATGATATGAAAGTCATTGTATTTCAATTGAAAGATGAAGAATATGGTGTAGAAGTTGAACAAGTTCGTTCCATTGAAAGAGTTCAATATATTACGAGGGTTCCCAGTACACCTGATTTTGTTGAAGGAGTCATCAATCTCCGTGGGGTGGTAACACCGATTATTGACTTAAGGAAGCGATTTAATATTGAAGGTATTAACCATTCAGAAACAACGCGAGTTATCATTGTGACAGTAGGGAATATGGAGGTTGGTCTAGTCGTTGATGCGGCGAATGACGTGATCGACATTCCGAAAAGTGCCGTTGAACCGCCACCGGAAGTCGTAGGTGGTTTAGAAGCCGAGTATATCCGTGGTGTGGCAAAGTTAGAAAAAAGGTTATTAATCTTACTTAACCTTGATAAAGTATTGAATGCTGAAGAAATGAATGAATTACAAGATATCGAAGGTCAAGTAAAATGA
- the frr gene encoding ribosome recycling factor — protein MSTDILNNAEEKMNKSVESYQRELSTLRAGRANPSLLDKVQVEYYGMMTPLNQLASITVPEGRMLLIQPFDKSSISDIERAIQMADLGLSPSNDGNIIRITIPALTEERRNELVKLVGRYSEEAKVAVRNIRRDANDELKKMQKDGDLTEDELRRSQEDVQKLTDSTIKTIDDIANVKEEEIREV, from the coding sequence ATGTCAACGGATATTTTGAACAATGCTGAAGAAAAAATGAATAAGTCTGTAGAATCTTATCAAAGAGAGCTTTCCACATTGAGAGCGGGCAGAGCTAATCCTTCCCTTCTAGACAAAGTCCAAGTAGAATATTATGGGATGATGACACCATTAAATCAACTTGCGTCTATCACGGTACCTGAAGGGAGAATGCTACTTATTCAACCATTTGATAAATCATCAATATCAGATATCGAGAGAGCCATTCAAATGGCTGACCTTGGGTTATCTCCGTCAAATGATGGGAACATTATACGAATAACCATTCCTGCTCTCACTGAAGAACGCCGTAACGAACTAGTCAAACTTGTTGGCAGATATTCAGAGGAAGCCAAAGTAGCGGTTAGAAATATTCGCCGTGATGCTAATGACGAGCTGAAAAAAATGCAAAAAGACGGTGATCTCACAGAAGACGAATTACGCCGATCACAAGAGGACGTTCAGAAACTTACAGATAGCACCATTAAAACCATTGATGATATAGCAAACGTAAAAGAGGAAGAAATAAGAGAAGTGTGA
- the tsf gene encoding translation elongation factor Ts, whose amino-acid sequence MAISAKMVKELRESTGAGMMDCKKALTETNGDMEKAVDYLREKGVAKAAKKADRVAAEGLAHIVTEGNKAVLVEINSETDFVSKNENFVNMVEQVARHILNNNPATVEEALSQSFDGDGDTLQGYITNQIAKIGEKLSLRRFAVVESNENEVFGSYIHMGGRIGVLAVLSGSVDEQVAKDVAMHVAAINPKYVSRDSVSEEEVNHEREVLKQQALNEGKPEKIVEKMVEGRLGKFFEDICLNEQPFVKDGDQKVGKYVASKGGEIKTFYRYEVGEGMEKRQENFAEEVMSQVKK is encoded by the coding sequence ATGGCTATTTCAGCTAAAATGGTAAAGGAATTACGTGAAAGCACAGGTGCGGGTATGATGGACTGTAAAAAAGCCCTCACAGAAACTAATGGAGATATGGAAAAAGCAGTAGATTATCTTCGTGAAAAAGGCGTTGCTAAAGCAGCTAAAAAGGCAGATCGTGTGGCAGCGGAAGGTCTTGCCCATATCGTAACGGAAGGAAATAAAGCTGTACTCGTTGAAATTAACTCAGAAACTGACTTTGTTTCTAAAAATGAAAACTTTGTTAATATGGTTGAACAAGTAGCGCGTCATATACTTAACAATAACCCTGCAACGGTTGAAGAAGCTCTTAGCCAATCGTTTGATGGAGACGGAGATACGTTACAAGGTTATATTACGAACCAAATTGCCAAAATTGGAGAAAAATTATCACTTCGTCGATTTGCAGTCGTAGAAAGTAATGAAAATGAAGTGTTTGGTAGCTACATTCACATGGGAGGACGTATTGGTGTACTAGCTGTTCTTTCAGGAAGTGTTGACGAGCAAGTGGCGAAAGATGTGGCTATGCACGTTGCAGCTATTAACCCTAAATATGTAAGCCGTGATTCAGTTTCAGAAGAAGAAGTGAACCATGAGAGAGAAGTGCTAAAACAACAAGCATTAAACGAAGGTAAGCCAGAAAAAATTGTTGAAAAAATGGTTGAAGGTCGTCTTGGGAAATTCTTTGAAGACATTTGTTTAAACGAGCAGCCATTTGTTAAAGATGGCGACCAAAAAGTTGGCAAATACGTCGCTTCTAAAGGTGGAGAAATCAAAACATTCTATCGCTATGAAGTTGGCGAAGGTATGGAGAAGCGTCAAGAGAACTTTGCTGAGGAAGTCATGTCTCAAGTTAAAAAATAA
- a CDS encoding FliA/WhiG family RNA polymerase sigma factor — protein sequence MPRAKEAPTLENEWKRWQTERDPVSGDRLVEAYLHLVEFHVQRISANLPRSVQIEDLRSHGLIGLYDALEKFDPGRELKFDTYASFRVRGAIIDGLRQEDWLPRSVRDRSKKIDAAIEALEQKHGRNVSPAEVAEELGLKEEDVVHTMNESFFSNLLSIDEPTQDSEKNDTYSSTIVDQHTLTPEETLGKKAVYEELAEILKTLNHNEQLVISLFYFEEFTLTEIGEALNLSTSRISQIHSKTIFKLQQKLKNKVSDFLS from the coding sequence ATGCCCCGAGCAAAAGAAGCACCGACGTTGGAGAATGAATGGAAGCGTTGGCAGACAGAACGAGACCCCGTCTCAGGTGACCGGTTAGTCGAAGCCTACTTGCACCTTGTGGAATTTCATGTTCAGAGAATAAGTGCAAATTTACCACGCAGTGTACAAATTGAGGACCTTAGAAGTCACGGGTTAATCGGTCTCTATGACGCCTTAGAAAAATTCGACCCAGGACGGGAATTAAAATTTGATACGTATGCCTCATTTCGTGTTCGTGGAGCTATTATCGATGGGTTAAGACAGGAAGATTGGCTTCCGAGATCGGTCCGTGACAGGTCTAAAAAAATTGATGCAGCAATAGAAGCGCTAGAGCAAAAACACGGAAGAAACGTTTCACCAGCAGAAGTGGCAGAAGAGTTAGGGTTAAAAGAGGAAGATGTTGTTCATACGATGAATGAATCTTTTTTCTCCAATTTATTATCTATTGATGAACCTACCCAAGATTCAGAGAAAAATGATACCTACTCATCGACAATTGTGGATCAGCATACACTTACTCCTGAAGAGACACTCGGAAAGAAAGCGGTATATGAAGAGCTGGCAGAAATTTTAAAAACGTTAAACCACAACGAACAGCTTGTCATTTCCTTATTTTATTTTGAAGAATTTACGCTAACTGAAATTGGTGAAGCGTTGAATTTATCTACCTCTAGAATTTCACAAATTCACTCTAAAACCATTTTCAAGCTTCAACAAAAATTGAAGAATAAAGTTAGCGATTTCCTTTCATAA